AGCCTGCCCGGAACCCTGCCGCGGACCCGGGTCAGGCTCGATCTGGAGCAACACCGAAGCGCGGTAGAGCGGGGTCGTCAGGAGACTGGCGATGAGTGCCGCGGCCAGCGCGATCAGGCAGACGGTACCGATTGACCAGCGGCGTCGGAGCAGAGCGCTCCAGGCGCGGCCGCGCGGCCGCGGCGCCTGCTCCACCCAGACCGGCCCGCTGCCGACCCGCCGGGGTAAACCCCGCCGGCCGCCAATGGGCGTCAAGGCCCTGGTCTGCGCTGTCGGCGGTTCGCCGGGGGGGGAGGGGATGGTCATAGGCGAAAACTGACTCTGATCGAGGAACGGTTCACGAATAGTTAAACAAGTCCGCTAGGGAATGGTCGTCGCGTCGTTGT
The DNA window shown above is from Candidatus Thiodictyon syntrophicum and carries:
- a CDS encoding Wzz/FepE/Etk N-terminal domain-containing protein — its product is MTIPSPPGEPPTAQTRALTPIGGRRGLPRRVGSGPVWVEQAPRPRGRAWSALLRRRWSIGTVCLIALAAALIASLLTTPLYRASVLLQIEPDPGPRQGSGQATGPTPTAAAAPADAPDTKDFFETQYALLRSRTLARRVIDQLGLTRSPALTPAARLPWLRDLIGAGERLPADLGAGGGHPGPRPTWRQSSSPT